GCCCacgcgaagatgtcatggttctgTCTGAGGACTTTTTGCATGCCCTGAGTTTCTTCTtctgtcatgagggaactgatgtttgtgAGGTGATCGCTTTCCTCCAAAATTTGGactgtttgtaagggatctgctacaGGGGGATCcttgtccgccggacccaataattgctattggtcgtgCGCAATGCTAGGTTCAGGGGAAGATGCATCCTCCTAGTTAGCGACTGCTTcacgtgctatttgatagcactggcgagcggctaattggctgccatacaagtcagtttgcccttcgtcggtgaggaaactcaccatttgatgatatgtggaagggatgactttcatgtagtgaagccatgtgcgtcccaagatgacattgaagggtgacaactcttgtaccaccgagaattgcacgttgagagtgactgggccagctcgaaccggcagtataatgtctcctaaggatgttgttgatgatccgttgaatccggataagattcatccggggttttcgagacccgCGAGACTATGTCCCATGTGGCCCACGACTGATGCTTGCACCAGATTGGCTGAACTGCCTGGGTCGACcaagatacgtcttacatcaaaatctcctatttctagggagaggatgagggcgtcgcgatgtggttGTAGCGttcgggtgggatctactggtgggaaaatgattgtcccatctatggggcgaagGCCCTCTCCAGTGAGacccggccggatggaattaatgcgttcgcgtattgacGCGGCTCGCAGCAATTTCTGTCTTTTTCGCCTGGAATCGTATTCCTCGTCCGATGGACCCCCATTGATATAGTTTATGACAGCCttgggggcgactggggccctcGGGGCCCCAGAGTTATGATGCTGTGATGCATCCCTTCCTCcagtatctgagcggaggtactgttttaaatgtcctgctttgatgagcctttcaactagatattggagggaccgacatgtctctgttgtatgaccatggtctttgtGGAAGGTGCATTTCTTGCTACGGTCTCTCATGGATGGGTCCTtttcgaggggtctaggccacctgaagtcggacaacccttggatcattgggagaagtttttcgtaTGATACGGATAGGGGTGTGATGGGCGGCCTATCCGGACGACTCGGCCCGTCCTGCCTCCGGTCAACTGGTTTTGGCCGGTCCAGAGGTTTGGCATGTCTGTCCGCGTTATCTCTAGAagcccgtccggcaaccaaaacttgctgagtggctgcacgcacgtcatattcaagcattgaatatttgttagcacgtctgaacaaatcgtccatcgttgtaggaggctttttggccagcgattcgaaaaatggagtgcctggacaaatgcttctcttgaagatctgtaggacagcatccatgctgcaaaCCTCTATTTGAAGTATggcttggccaaatcgtttcacaaattccctcaaggattcattgtctctcatttttatattctggagggtgctgatattctgcttgtgtctagcagagcacaagtactgtcccacgaatgcttcagagaggtccctgaaattgtcaatagagttaggaggtaggcgatgaaaccatgagagggcctgcccttgaaggctggcggggaatactttgcatagcaatgcatcgttgccaatatcgagcgtcataagctgtcgatagtgcatgatgtgatcgaagggatcgttggtcccattgtatgtggaaaactttggtacgaggaatccccttgggggctcgtaatgggtgatatgagagcaaaagggcgtggagagcatgtcatccagccttttgctgatggagccaatgggtggctcgtttgggaggtttctcccaactggtcgttccgctaggtgtgagtgaacgtttcgcatcgctggggtgaccacggggtcacgatgcggaggtacgttctgcaccatgggagcgatcataggatcggggcatggcgcccgggttgtggctactggtggccttgatcttccaggctcttgtgggcctagtcttgcgcgcatagaacttgacaactgtgattttctatcacgttgtctttttgttgagaaatgagtggaatctgagctttcctcacggggagctcgaggcataggcgtgcgtggctcatggggccttgcgttgtatgctcctgggacagctcctgttgacccaggatatattgattctggctctggccttgagtttgccacCTGGCCTCTTGAACGCTGACGACGAGGAGGACCTGACgttgaggcttgaatgcgtaacacagcgttttcttcccttaacctctccgtctcctggaggagagctcttagctgtttttcactcgccaactgtcttttttcgatggccTGACGCCATTCGAGATTATTTTCCTCCCCTctaccagatgatcgactttgggaaggtgtggccatctttgctagtaactgaatcaaaataaaaagtaaagtttCCCACAGAAGGCGCCAATGTTGTCACCTAGCATATCAGGTGGTCCAAGTTACTACTAGATGGATGAacacgcgattctcaacacacaaagggttcttgattcagtggtcgtacctgcaaaaaggcatccggacagggtgtccggacgcaccctccgatggttttgttagccatggtgagaaagAGGAATGTAAATCAGTTGgctttttactaggtatcaagaggttaccaggagatccccttcttcttcgtgcgaaggcatatatatacagctgcaggggtactgttcctctcattaatggtgaggagatattttatgttgtgatgatgacaataggtgtcagtaggagcattatcaccctacgaacgactgtcagaaaccatggtaggtgatgcggctgtcagagatcgtgggaaggtgatcatgtagaatgatcgtgggaaatGACTTGctatcacttcatcttgtcttctcattctgcaggtgataagatgtgggccatggctgcctgttgtgattgcgtgtaagactcgctttactttgattgaccatccagacgatttatatccggatggctcatgctgattatccggatgtgttgtggagactatccggatgtctatgctctgccagcgtcgtttgctcttccttggataggagaagatgaaacgtcgtttgcctttccttgaggcggtccggataggataactgtaccatgcatatccttaggggaatccggacgatgatggtccggctgataacacgtgccacgcgtcactatgAGCTACGTGCCAcatgtttcccaaggggaggggtccctacaaccTTGACACTCTTCAAAGTGATATATGTTTCCAATTTTGCACCCAATCCCctttatttcttcttcatcaATTATCATAATAGAAAAAGAATTGGAATTATCGATACCAAACAGTATTAAAATAGTAGTTATTTGGATAGGTGACTCAATCTCATTAAGTTGTTGGTTAACATATTGAACTATGCCTAACTACCTTTAAGTTTCATATATAAAGCACGAAACTTGATTTAcattcaattttaatatattaaatatgaacTTCACTTTCTTCATATGCatacttttaacaaaaaaatttactcAAGTTTACTACAGAATTTCAGTGTTTTCCCCACAACCAAATGGTGCCAAAAATAGCAAAActgatgtaattttttttaaatgggtttACTTACCTTGTTTGACCTTgtcatttatcttttttttttttttttttcccacttttcTCACCAGACTTTTAATGGTAAGTTGTAATAATGGTGTACATGGAGTACTTAGGGTAGTGGTGAGAGAGATGCAATACTAATGAGAGAGATTCAGTGCTAAAAGagaaattaataacaaagtttgattattttagcacttgatattatttttccaaTTCCACCTCTACTTTGTGTCACATGTCTAAATAACCCTATAAAATACAAGTTGTCATTCAATGTAAATTAAAATTGGCATTAGAGGTTGAGTTGGGCTTACAACATTTGCAGGCCAAGTTGGGACCCTGATGGACTCCAGCTGGGCCCAACTGTGCATGACCCATGGGCCTTGGCTCACTAGcaattttcatatttccttactaaatcataaaaattgaaaagataaaTCAGTCTTGATGTTCTCTTTTACAATTCAAGGGTCTAAAAAAGAcccaattataattatttataaaatataattaatttaatcttatttttattttcctattttaaattttaagttatgtttggttccaaaagtattaaaagaagaaaaaaattgttaagaaaaatgatttttttcatatttaattttattatagaaaatatgatttttttttaaaaatttaattaaaaaaataaatataataaaattatttaagggtttatttttttttaaattatttaattattatgtataaaaataaaagtcaaCCATAAGCTGACTAAAAAGGTATCAGATATGGGATATGAATGAAGGCTACccatttgaaaatggaaaaggtTGTCCAGGTGTTTGTAACTTGGAACTTCCCTTCCCACTCCACACTCCGCACCACCCCCTCTTCCCCATTGGCCACACTCCCCCACTTTGCTCCAAAACCCCCCACCCCATTTCCCAAAAGCATCTACTCCTCCAAGATTCTCCTCCGCCTTCCTCAAATTCCAATTACCTATCTCACCCATCTCACCCATCTCCAATGGCGACTTCTCTCCTCCTCTCCAGCTCCTTCCTTTCCTCCTCTCCCCTTTCCCAATCCAGAAGACTCACCTATGCAAGAACTTCATGTTTTCCCTATGCAAGAACTTCTGCAAAGCTATTTCTGAAATCTACTCATGTTCCTTCATGTTCATTCaggttttgtcacaaaattatGGCGGGGACTTCAATAGGGGAGACAGAGGAAGAGGGTGTGGAGCCGGTCACTGTGGGTGAGGACTCTGCGGCCTTTGATTTGGGTCAGCAGAAGATTTCTTCCTGGATTTATTTCGGTGGGATTTTGGGGGTGGTCCTGTTTCTTCTTGATGTGGTTTGGATTGATAACTCCACTGGGTTTGGCAAGGATTTTATTGCTGCCGTTGCCGGGGTTTCGGAGAGCCATGAGGTAAATAATATTATAGTGCTGATAATTCATGATAATAGTTAACGTTAATGAATTGAATGTTTGTGGTTGGCATCTGTTTGCTTGCTGAGAAaagtaggaaaaataaaagaaattgaatttgaagtttaaaagaaattcaattttgaGGATCCTCATTCAAATGGGTTGGTTAATTGTATGGCCAATTCCTTTTTTGTACTAATAAAtccaaagaggaaaaaaaattcagtgAGATTGAAGGGCCCATTGCTTTAGTGGCTTTATACTGGAAAAGAATGAGTGAATAGCTCCAGGATGCAATCTTCCTTTCCTGAGGACTCTGTTAAGGGTAGACAAAGTTTAACTTTTATGTTGTGATAGAAGTATACAATTGAGATGAATGGGTGTGGggagaaattgaaaaaatagcTAATAGGTTGCATTTGCCATTGTGTTCTTACCATTCTTCTATATGAAAAGGCCAATGATTGGTTAGAAATAAGGGAAGGTATTAGACAAGATGATAAaggatttttgtttctaattttaaaatcagaCTCTATGGTAGTGGTTGGGATGTACAGAAGCTGGTTAAGGGATGCTTTGAGAATAAACTAGCATTCATAGGGTTTGTTTTAGTTGGTTGTGGgtaaattatgattttgatagCAAATCAGGTTCTGGTATCAGAATGGTAATAATTTCAGGGAAAGGAAAGAAGATGGGGAAGAAGAACTAATAGAAAATCAGaaataagaagaagagaaatcacACGAAAATAGGCACTAAGGTTTCATGTAAAGCCTAAAGCTGTAAATTCCCAACAAAAAGAcccaaaaagaaagagaaaacccAACTATCAAcacaaaaattataatgattaaATGATAGCAAATGAAAGACTGAAAGTAAAGCATATAAAGGACCTGATGCTGCTAAAGtagtttgttttttgttttgttttgattttttcttttttgtttttgacagAAAAAACCTCTTGATTGGCATGGTGCCATATTTGGAGGTTTCAGCTTCTAAAGGAGATATTTCTTCACTAACCAAGCAATACTTTTCTTACCAATTATCCTCCTAATATGACTCATCTGAGTTTGGAGCTGGGCAAAGAAACCAGTCTTTGTTTTTATGATGTGCTTCAGAAGAAAAGCACCCAGGTTCTTCTTAAGCTGTTATGGTGACAATTCTCTTGTTGCCATTTGTTTCATCTTAAGATAGTATTCATGAATTGTggaataaatttcattttcataccAAAAAACCATTATTTTCCCAATAATGTCTATGCACCTTCACAGGGGTCACATTGCAACATATAGTGTAGACAAAAGAACACATTACAAGAATTTTGAGATTTAGTTGCTAACTCATGCTATTTTGTACAGGTAGGATGTTGTTCTATTGTTGCCTTAAGCTTGTGAACAGTCTATGGGaacttccattttttcaaaacatcaAACAAGTTCTTGAAAAATTACCATTCctattcttcttctttatcAGTTTTTTGTATTGTTAAAAGGGGTAATAGAACTAAACATGGACAACGAGTGACAAAAACGTGAAACAAAACATTAGAATAGGATTTCCATAACCAATCCTGTCTCCATATCTTGCCAACCAAACGTTGGCCGCAGTGTCACAAAAAGGTGAACTAAACATtgaaataggatttttttatcctatcctctATCCATTGTGTCAAACAAACACAGCCTTAGTGTGGCAATAAGATAATGAGAAGCAGAGTCTCAAAAGCTATATAAAAGAATTTCCTTGCTGTTAACACTATTGAGATGACTGGCTGATACATGAGGTATGTATATGGTTTTCCACTGAACAACAGAAAAGGTTTAGATAGGTCCTAgtgtcaataaaaaaaaggcaTCCAACTGTATTTTACATCCAGAAAGCTGTAACTAAAATAGGTCCAGGCTGAAACATCAGTACCACCTCATCCTGTACCATCACATGGAAAACTATATAGTTGGGGATAGACTGTAGACACCATTTGGGTGTTATTCTCCCTGATAATAATGGaatatacaacaatttttttaaacacaaatACCAATGTCAGCTGAAAGGGAACTCTGAAATGTCAATTATCCTGGAACCAAGGTTTGGCTGTGAGAATATTCATCTTTATGGTTATCTGTAATTGTAGATCAGTGGTTGTTTATCCACTGTATTTTGTAAGTTTTCCTTAGAAGATGGAGCTTTTGTGGGGTTTGTTTAAGTGAAGCTGAGCCATGAAATGTTCTTCTGCAGGTTGTAATGTTGATCCTTACTCTCATTTTTGCCATTGGCCACAGTGGCTTGGCTAGTCTTCGAGATAGTGGCGAGAAACTCATTGGAGAACGTGCTTTCCGTGTTCTATTTGCAGGGACATCTCTTCCATTGGCTGTTAGTACAGTTGTAAGTTCCCCGACCTCAATTATGAGCTCATAATAGCTGCTTCTTACCAGTCAACATGGTATTTTATTGCCTGCTTATTTTTTGACTTATTGACCATTCTGAGCATTATGGAATCTATCTAAATTAATATGATTGATTATTCAAGGGATTATGATTCAGGTGTACTTCATCAACCACAGATATGATGGACTGCAGTTATGGCAACTCCAGAGTGTTCCAGGAATACATCAACTTGTGTGGTTCTCTTCCtttgtttccttctttttcctCTATCCTTCAACCTTTAATCTATTAGAGGTGGCAGCTGTTGACAAGCCTAAGATGCATCTTTGGGAAACTGGGATCATGAGAATCACCAGACACCCCCAGGTATATAATTCATCATCTTGATTATGATGGCCTATTTGCACATATGGAAAACCTATGCTGATTATTGGGAGAAACACAACACAGTTAGATGGACATTGTGATGAAAACTGACCTGCTTCTCTGATAATCTTGATGGCTTAAAGCCAAGTCATCTTGCAAGTCAGACCAACCCTTACCAATCAATCTATGGAATATCACATGGGCAATTTTAGTCATAGTCTTCTGAGGTGCAAAAACAGTGTGAGCTGTTTGGTTTTTCCAAAACCACTGGACTATGCCAGTTTGTGCGCAAAAAATGTATTCCGGTTTTTGGGCCACGAATATGAGGAAACTGTTCCCTTCTGTTTTAGCAGTAGTTGAAGATACAAGTTcctaatttaaatgaatttacTGCCAAATACAATACCATAAAGCTTGAAAATAATTCTGTGAAGCCAGCCATACTAACTCATTCCAAATGTTTACAAAACCACTACTCTAATTTCAGCTCCTACTTggaacaaaaaatcaaaatcgtTGTACTCTTGCATTTACCCAAACACCTCCTCATGTAGCACCCTGTTTAAGCCTATATGACTCCCATGCATCCCAAACACACCCTTTCCATGGTGTTCAATCAGGGCTTTGTATTCCTTTTCAGATGGTCGGACAAGTGATCTGGTGCATAGCTCACACAGTCTGGATAGGGAACTCTGTAGCAGTTGCAGCCTCTATTGGCTTAATTGGACACCATCTATTTGGGGTTTGGAATGGAGACAGAAGGCTGGCTTCACGATATGGGGAGGCTTTCGACACTGTGCAGAGAAGAACAAGCATTATTCCCTTCGCAGCTATCCTTGATGGACGACAAAAGTTACCCAAAGATTACTACAAAGAATTCCTGCGGTTGCCATATTTATCAATCACCATGCTGACACTAGGTGCGTATCTGGCTCACCCCCTTATGCAGGCAGCTAGTTTTCGGCTTCATTGGTAGAATACAGATCCATCTGATCTGTTTTAAACCAACAGACGGGAATCTGAAATTGTATATACTTTTTATACATTGAAATCATATACTGAGTCTGTTTTGGAAGTCTTGAGAAGCAAAACGAGTTCAGTTCAGGCAAAAATATATGCCATGCATCACAATACATGATAAGGATCTTTCTGGGTTAGTCCTTTGGTCTTGTATCAATTTAGGAATATCGTGGGCTCCTCTTAATTATGTAGATTCGTTTTTGAGACATGTAGGCCTTGGGATTTAAGTAGACAGGAGGCAAAGGTGTGAAAACTACTGGACCAATGTGCATGGAAAATGCCAAAAGAATCATGTTTTGGCATGCAGATATGTGTAAGAAAAAGGTGGATTTAAtcgactaattaattaattaagctaAAGATAAgctttataataaaataacatgataaaataaagaaaaaaaaattattaatacaATATTTAGAAGGGAAAAGtgtatatttgaaaattaaatgaCTTTGTAAATGTGATATCTTATATCATACATGAGAGAAAGTTCTTGATAATATATAAGTATGATTCCTCTTAACCTTATAGATTCTTTTTTAAAGTCGTAAAGGCCTTTTTGGGCTCAGAGTAAACAATATTTACGTGATTGGGAGTGGATCGTTCTAGTAAACGTGAAAAGATGTTAGGGAAAAAAGAGAGTAAAAGGTACGGTCTCAAACATCCTTtggttaatattattttaataaatgctAAATACTATaagatttcaaattaataaagtCCTTGAATTATTCTTAAATGGTTAGATGATTGCAAAAATGATATCGTAGACGAttaaaataggtaaaaataaaaataaaaatcaactcCAACTAATAAGTAATTGGTTTTCCATTCACAAGTTGGACATATTCATTTGTTATGCCATGCTCACATTaacactatgtttggttttgaaaagtagtaaaaaaagaaaatttaaaaaatgattttcttaagcttagttttatcattaaaatatgaaagaaaataaaatataattaaaattagttaaaaatttatatatttgaattaattaatttttatatagaataattaaaataattacaatgAGTTTGAAACATTggttttaaatctatttttattttccctcaCTTGCTTTTTTCTCTAGTTTGAATGAACATTATTAAATGGATCTAAGAATAGGTTgtacaaattttaatataattttatgatttaatttatgGTATTAAGTACCTTTAAGGAagtaaacaataataaaaacaatttaaaagtaagttaaaataataagttataaaaaaaatattttttctgaTGTAGTCAAATagttcaaaaatagttttttttttttttttggtgataaTCAAGGAATCTTTTATAGCCAAGCCTTTAAGACTCTCTATGAAGACCCAAACCTTAAGGTATTGGCTATTCCGTGATAAATTTAGAGTATCATCAGTGATATGATTTGAATCCAAGCACATGTTTTGGAAATTATGGCTTGAATACAAATGCTCATAGCATTTCAAAGTTAGCAGTCAAATAACAAAAATGTCCAATGTCCAAATTCAATGGAAGGAGAGACAAGGGTGATACTTAAAAACTATATCAATGAAGTTCCAAATATCATACCAATGGTCTACTATGTGAAAGGACTTTATATCGAAACCTAGCAAAAGATTAAGGTTATTTTTCTGTCaagaaagtttgaaaaaaaaaacaaaaaaagagaaaagtaacaaattataaaatttttctgtccatgaaaaattaagaaataagaaaaaaatcaatgcaTAAATCCTTTCCTAATATTTCCCActtttttttcaaggaaaatggagaggaatttttttataccttcctttttcttagttttttattttatttttaatcaatttttcatatataGTGCCAAAACATGATTAAATCATCTTATTCATGTGACTAACATAAACTCAGGCGTGTTTTGGTCCTGGaaagtttgaggaaaaatgcaaagaaaaaaaatataaaggaaaagtagaaggaaagaaaaaattaaagaaaataaaaattagatttaaagtcaaatatattaaaaaaagagtagatggaaataaaaaatgaaaaaaaaataaaaattatatttaaaatcaaataaattatttttatatcttactTCACATTCATCTCacttatttaactcttctatataaacgataaataatttaaaactatataaatttcttactaATTATATttggctttattttttattttatttttataataaaaccaaacataaaaaaaatcattttctttaacatttttttttctttactattttttaggaaccaaatatagccaaAGACTACTAAATATGGAATCCATATATGCAAATGGTAAAAGGATTGACCGtaaaaacattataaacaaTGCTTATAATTAACCCAATCAAGTTctatccttcaaatttttacaAATAGGAGATTCTTTTGGTGGCTTAATCCAAGGTCAAATAGCCCTAAGAATCatcaaaattcattaaattgTTCAAAATTGAACATGTATACAAATTTTTCATGGTCTTAATAGATTCAAATCAAAATCTCaagagaatttttattttcaaataaaatttaaatatgagaaagaaaatggtcatctttttcttcattcctACCCTAACTCACCCAAAACTTTAGCCTTATCTCCATGTTTATAAGATTGCTTGTTTATAAGATTACTtgtatgcatattttttttgaatattttatgttAAACAAATTTGGTCGCTCAAAGTAAGTTAGCATGTTCAGGATTGTCAAAGGCTGCTTGAAAGATCGAAGCTCGAGAAGAAAAGGACTTATCAAAAGCTTCGTAAATTATATCAAGTGTTGCATCAAGTATCCATCAAATGCTAGAGAGCTCGAGCGTTCTAAAAGTTGCTTCAagcacttgaattttttttttttaaactatgaATTCAcatttttgccctttttttggATGTAGCGTTTTTTcttgtcttatttatttatttttgttatttttgtgaTAAAGAGGGAGAAATTCATATGATTGTTTAGATATCTTATTGATAATTTAGGATTGATATTTGTGATGATATCTTATTGTTTTACTAGATGAATTGgattatttatatcattttttttccaatcaatATGGACTATAATCATATGatgatgttttatttattttttccacaCTTGCTTTTCACAGTTGTTATTGATTATGGGTGTGGAGATCATAAGTTCCAAAGTTTAGGCATTTTCTAGATATGTTGCAATTATTAAATATTGGTGATTAGGATATTTAGTTAAGACATAAGTGATATTGAGTGATTTAGAAACTCCATTTGATAGTATTAGATGAtttatataatcattattttatcaCAAAATTGTCAAATGAGGATATTGTGTGACACCCCAAGCCCAAAGGCCAAGGGCAACCTTGTCAATTTTGCTCATCCAACATAAAGGTAAAATATgcaaaaatgattaaataatcaaatgaaCACAAGTCATCATGGAGTATCTTCCTAACTTGATCTTGAAGTAAAAACTAGACTACTCCAAACTAAAACCCTCTTTCTTGGTGAAAAGTCTTGTTCTCCTTACAATGTCATTCTCAATCAACCTTTGATATATTCTATAGGCATGGCGACCTCCTCTTACTATAGAAGGACAAAAGCTTGAACTAGGAAATAGGTGGTAGAAATCCTTGGAGATTAGTTAATGGCTTAATAGTGCATTGATTAGTTAGACAAACAACACTAAGGATGTAAGTTGTCAAGAAGACCTCTAGAAAACTCGCAAATAGTAGTTAATGAAAAACCCCTCATTTAAGCAAAAGAGTAAACAATGAATCCTTGATAATCATAATAGAcaatcaagaagaaaaaacaaacaacttaggAATCCTTATCAACATCAAACTACAATAAGGCATCTACTAACGCTTGATGAACAATATTGATATGTTTTCTTAGCAACCCCAATATAAGATAGGGGAAAGCCCTAAGGCATTCTTTCATCAACCTAATGTCTTTGGTTACATCCTCTAGTGCGAGATCATCTACCAAGTATCGACTAATCAAATCCTCAAAATAGATGCCCAAGCAAAATTTAGGAGGACCAAATTTCTCCATTTCTAACTTCAAATGGATATTTGCTTGACCTAGGGCATAGTCCTCATTCTAATCAAGCTTGTCCCAAGATTGAAGGCCAACTATTCACTTCCGACAAACTTTTGCAGAAACCTCATCTCTATCTCTCAATCTCTCATCTTGTAAGGGAAATAGCTTGACTTCACAAAAGTCTTAGACTTTCTGACCTACTTAAGGAGATTGCTTAGGTATTCCTTTTTGTGCTCTA
This region of Vitis vinifera cultivar Pinot Noir 40024 chromosome 5, ASM3070453v1 genomic DNA includes:
- the LOC100258367 gene encoding LOW QUALITY PROTEIN: 15-cis-zeta-carotene isomerase, chloroplastic (The sequence of the model RefSeq protein was modified relative to this genomic sequence to represent the inferred CDS: deleted 1 base in 1 codon) — encoded protein: MATSLLLSSSFLSSSPLSQSRRLTYARTSCFPYARTSAKLFLKSTHVPSCSFRFCHKIMAGTSIGETEEEGVEPVTVGEDSAAFDLGQQKISSWIYFGGILGVVLFLLDVVWIDNSTGFGKDFIAAVAGVSESHEVVMLILTLIFAIGHSGLASLRDSGEKLIGERAFRVLFAGTSLPLAVSTVVYFINHRYDGLQLWQLQSVPGIHQLVWFSSFVSFFFLYPSTFNLLEVAAVDKPKMHLWETGIMRITRHPQMVGQVIWCIAHTVWIGNSVAVAASIGLIGHHLFGVWNGDRRLASRYGEAFDTVQRRTSIIPFAAILDGRQKLPKDYYKEFCGCHIYQSPC